The Anopheles coluzzii chromosome 2, AcolN3, whole genome shotgun sequence genome window below encodes:
- the LOC120952366 gene encoding STING ER exit protein, translating into MPKVVSRSIVCSDSKDKEEYNETGPLNIYYCLCGQMSLILDCTLEKLPLRQLDGARVIDSARHANKVNADPSETVFIQREAGIEKQHRLKCKKCGLPLYYRHSNDPQVTFVIKRALVKCKSEAKISEIIKTPSASLNPTLEPKKVMVTKHTKNMGKFSSVTVSTIDEEEDEIEAREVADSYANNARIIEKQLERKGGKTNEDVLKEKIEPPPPKKTRGTLLDT; encoded by the exons atgccGAAAGTAGTGTCGCGTAGTATTGTTTGTTCCGATTCAAAGGACAAAGAAGAGTACAATGAAACGGGCCCGCTCAACATCTACTACTGCTTGTGTGGACAAATGAGCTTGATTCTGG ATTGCACACTAGAAAAACTACCCCTCCGGCAGTTGGATGGGGCCCGCGTCATAGACAGTGCCCGGCACGCCAACAAGGTAAATGCGGACCCGAGCGAAACAGTCTTCATCCAGCGGGAAGCGGGCATCGAAAAGCAGCACCGCTTGAAGTGCAAAAAGTGTGGCCTACCGCTGTACTACCGGCACAGTAACGATCCGCAGGTGACGTTCGTGATCAAGCGAGCGCTGGTGAAGTGCAAGAGCGAAGCCAAAATATCGGAAATAATCAAAACGCCGAGCGCCAGCCTGAATCCGACGCTTGAACCGAAGAAGGTGATGGTCACGAAGCACACGAAGAACATGGGCAAGTTCAGCTCGGTAACCGTGTCGACTATCGACGAGGAAGAGGACGAAATTGAGGCACGGGAGGTAGCGGACAGCTACGCCAACAATGCGCGCATCATCGAGAAACAGCTCGAGCGAAAGGGCGGCAAGACGAATGAGGACGTGCTGAAGGAAAAGATTGAACCACCGCCACCGAAAAAGACGCGCGGCACATTGCTCGATACGTAG